The Clostridioides sp. ES-S-0010-02 genome window below encodes:
- the glyQ gene encoding glycine--tRNA ligase subunit alpha yields MNFQEMILALQKYWSKQGCIMMQPYDVEKGAGTMNPNTFLRSLGPEPWQVCYVEPSRRPADGRYGENPNRLYQHHQFQVILKPSPDNIQELYLESLKEIGIDPSEHDIRFVEDNWEAATVGAWGLGWEVWLDGMEITQFTYFQQVGNIECELETGEITYGLERLAMYIQEVDSVYDLKWNDKITYGEVFNKAEYENSVYAFELCDADMLFNLFDIYEKEALRLMESGLVIPSYDYVLKCSHAFNTLDARGAIGVSQRASFIGRVRNMAKTVAETFVKQREEMGFPLLKDGDK; encoded by the coding sequence ATGAATTTTCAAGAAATGATACTGGCATTGCAAAAATACTGGTCAAAGCAAGGTTGTATCATGATGCAACCTTACGATGTTGAAAAAGGTGCTGGAACTATGAATCCTAATACTTTTTTAAGATCATTAGGACCTGAGCCTTGGCAAGTATGCTATGTAGAGCCTTCAAGAAGACCAGCAGATGGAAGATATGGTGAAAACCCAAACAGATTATATCAACATCATCAATTCCAAGTTATACTAAAGCCATCTCCAGATAATATACAAGAATTGTATTTAGAGAGCTTAAAAGAAATTGGAATTGACCCAAGTGAACATGACATAAGATTTGTTGAAGACAACTGGGAAGCTGCCACAGTTGGTGCTTGGGGACTTGGATGGGAAGTTTGGTTAGATGGTATGGAAATAACTCAATTTACATACTTCCAACAAGTAGGTAATATTGAATGTGAGCTTGAGACAGGAGAAATTACATATGGGTTAGAAAGATTAGCTATGTACATTCAAGAAGTTGATAGTGTTTATGATTTAAAATGGAATGATAAAATAACTTATGGCGAAGTGTTTAATAAAGCTGAGTATGAAAATTCAGTGTATGCGTTTGAATTATGTGATGCAGATATGTTGTTTAATCTGTTTGATATATATGAAAAAGAAGCATTAAGACTTATGGAAAGTGGTCTTGTAATACCTTCATATGATTATGTATTAAAATGTTCTCATGCATTTAATACATTGGATGCAAGAGGAGCAATAGGTGTTAGTCAAAGAGCTTCATTTATAGGTAGAGTTAGAAATATGGCAAAAACTGTTGCAGAAACTTTTGTAAAACAAAGAGAAGAAATGGGATTCCCTCTTTTAAAGGACGGTGACAAATAA
- a CDS encoding bifunctional enoyl-CoA hydratase/phosphate acetyltransferase, giving the protein MLKDFNNLLEEAKKLEPVIVSVAVAEDEEVLKAVKSATDLNLIKPILVGNKDKIENISKEIGLKGYEIIGCQNPDESVKKAVEVVKNKDAKVLMKGLVNTSVYMRAILNKEFGLRTGRLLSLLAVYELPQYHKLLYCTDSGINVSPNLNQKKDILINSLLTMKSIGMENPKTAILTANEMVDPKIQSTVDANSLVEMVKLGEIPNCIVEGPIAFDVAFDAYAAKHKGIESNIAGDVDLLVFPNIEAGNILGKSWLRFNKAKWAGIVLGATNPIILGSRSDTAEIKINSIALACLASQ; this is encoded by the coding sequence ATGTTAAAAGATTTTAATAATTTATTAGAAGAAGCTAAAAAGCTTGAACCTGTTATTGTAAGTGTTGCTGTTGCAGAAGATGAAGAAGTGTTAAAAGCTGTAAAATCAGCAACAGATTTAAATCTTATAAAACCAATTCTCGTAGGCAATAAAGATAAAATAGAAAATATATCAAAAGAGATTGGACTAAAGGGATATGAAATAATAGGGTGTCAAAATCCTGATGAATCAGTTAAAAAAGCTGTAGAAGTAGTTAAAAATAAGGATGCTAAAGTTCTTATGAAGGGGTTAGTAAATACAAGTGTTTATATGAGAGCTATATTAAATAAAGAGTTTGGTCTTAGAACAGGAAGACTTTTAAGTTTACTTGCAGTATATGAATTACCTCAATACCACAAACTTCTTTATTGTACAGATAGTGGTATAAATGTATCTCCAAATTTAAATCAGAAAAAAGATATATTGATAAATTCACTTCTTACTATGAAGAGTATAGGTATGGAAAATCCTAAAACTGCGATACTTACTGCAAATGAAATGGTAGACCCCAAAATACAATCTACAGTAGATGCTAATTCACTTGTAGAGATGGTAAAATTAGGAGAAATACCAAATTGTATAGTAGAAGGTCCAATAGCCTTTGATGTTGCATTTGATGCATATGCAGCAAAGCATAAAGGTATCGAAAGTAATATTGCTGGCGATGTTGACTTACTTGTATTTCCAAATATAGAGGCAGGAAACATATTAGGAAAGTCATGGCTTAGATTCAATAAAGCTAAGTGGGCAGGGATTGTTTTGGGGGCAACAAATCCAATAATTTTAGGTTCACGCTCTGATACAGCCGAAATTAAAATAAATTCAATAGCACTAGCCTGCTTAGCATCACAATAA
- the buk gene encoding butyrate kinase: MKILVINPGGTSTKISVFQDKDEVLKKNITHTREDLKKFSKVFDEYDYRKQLIVDVLSSENHDINSFDAVVGRGGLMKAIKGGTYIVSKEMIEDMRNEINGEHASNLGALLAKTIADEIGVQSFVVDPVSVDEFDDVSRITGISDIEKASWLHALNHKAVSRKIAQKLGGKYEDYNFIVAHLGSGISIVAHKKGKMIDGSGGRSDGPFSPERSGGLLAYPLIELCYSGKYTHDEMVAKVSSIGGMYDYLGTKDMIEIENRIKDGDEKAKLIMDAFIYQTAKEISMYGASLSGDIDRIILTGGISHSEMVIKGIMEKVSYLAPVEIVAGEMEMEALALGALRVLNGEEMAKTY; this comes from the coding sequence GTGAAAATTTTAGTAATTAATCCTGGTGGTACATCTACAAAGATTTCTGTATTTCAAGATAAAGATGAAGTTTTGAAAAAAAATATAACTCATACAAGAGAAGATTTAAAAAAATTTTCCAAGGTATTTGATGAATATGATTATAGAAAGCAATTAATAGTGGATGTTTTAAGTAGTGAAAATCATGATATAAATTCTTTTGACGCAGTAGTGGGTCGTGGTGGACTTATGAAGGCTATAAAAGGTGGTACCTATATTGTAAGTAAAGAAATGATTGAGGACATGAGAAATGAAATAAATGGAGAACATGCATCAAACTTAGGTGCCTTGTTAGCTAAGACTATAGCAGATGAAATAGGAGTTCAATCATTTGTAGTAGACCCAGTTTCTGTAGATGAATTTGATGATGTATCAAGGATTACAGGTATATCAGATATAGAAAAAGCTAGCTGGCTGCATGCACTAAATCATAAGGCTGTATCAAGAAAAATAGCACAAAAACTAGGTGGAAAATATGAAGATTATAACTTTATTGTAGCTCATCTAGGTTCTGGAATATCAATTGTAGCACATAAAAAAGGAAAAATGATAGATGGAAGTGGTGGAAGGTCTGATGGTCCATTTTCGCCAGAAAGAAGTGGAGGATTACTTGCATACCCTCTTATAGAATTATGCTACTCAGGAAAATATACTCACGATGAAATGGTTGCAAAAGTAAGCTCAATTGGGGGTATGTACGATTATTTAGGAACAAAAGATATGATAGAAATTGAAAATAGAATTAAAGATGGTGATGAAAAAGCTAAACTTATAATGGATGCATTCATCTATCAAACAGCTAAAGAAATTTCTATGTATGGAGCATCACTTTCTGGAGATATAGATAGAATTATTTTAACAGGGGGAATATCGCATTCGGAAATGGTGATTAAAGGAATAATGGAAAAAGTTTCATATTTAGCACCAGTAGAGATAGTGGCAGGTGAGATGGAAATGGAAGCACTTGCTCTTGGAGCTCTTAGAGTACTTAATGGAGAAGAAATGGCAAAAACTTATTAA
- a CDS encoding IclR family transcriptional regulator yields the protein MGEIINALDRALDIILLLYHEKREMGITEISKIMGVYKSTIHRTLVTLENKGFVIQNTENGKYWLGINLYAIGMVVGEQMSLTEIVKPYTKKLNQEFNEVVNVSILEERAQDSPRSIIIHKEYGSNQLLSVNPSVGSSSECYCSAVGKCLMAFNDSIDFEKYRKTPIHKYTEHTIDNWDDMMIFLAKIKEQGYALDDQELEHGLTCIGAPILDKNNKAIAAISLSGPTIRMREGDFEYKIKRVIETAKSISELFR from the coding sequence ATGGGAGAAATAATAAATGCATTAGATAGAGCCCTAGACATAATTTTGCTATTATATCATGAAAAGAGAGAAATGGGAATAACTGAAATAAGTAAGATTATGGGAGTATATAAGAGTACTATACATAGAACTTTAGTAACTCTTGAAAACAAAGGTTTTGTTATACAAAACACTGAGAATGGTAAGTATTGGTTGGGAATAAATTTATATGCAATAGGTATGGTTGTGGGAGAACAGATGTCATTGACTGAAATAGTAAAACCATATACGAAAAAATTAAATCAAGAATTTAACGAAGTGGTGAATGTGTCTATACTAGAAGAAAGAGCTCAAGATTCTCCAAGAAGTATCATAATACATAAAGAATATGGTTCAAATCAATTACTCTCAGTAAATCCGTCAGTTGGTTCTAGTAGCGAATGTTATTGTTCAGCGGTTGGGAAATGTCTTATGGCATTTAATGATTCTATAGATTTTGAAAAATACAGAAAAACTCCAATACACAAATATACAGAACATACAATTGATAATTGGGATGATATGATGATTTTTTTGGCAAAAATAAAAGAGCAAGGATATGCTCTAGATGACCAAGAACTAGAACATGGTTTAACTTGTATTGGAGCACCTATTTTGGATAAAAACAATAAAGCTATAGCAGCAATAAGTCTATCAGGTCCTACTATAAGGATGCGAGAAGGAGACTTTGAATATAAAATTAAAAGGGTTATAGAAACTGCAAAGAGCATATCTGAACTTTTTAGATAA
- a CDS encoding 2-oxoacid:acceptor oxidoreductase family protein — MLNEIICAGFGGQGVLTAGKIIMYVAYKAEKKITWFPSYGNEMRGGSANCNVVVSDEKIANPCVKNPDILLGMNSVSVDKYESLMKANGYMFVNESLVNKDRKYREDINVIKVPVTEIAQNLGNEKSANICMLGAMVKKLDLFTKEEFESGMCEYFENQGKGKFNAKNVEAFEAGYDYE, encoded by the coding sequence ATGTTAAATGAAATTATATGTGCTGGTTTTGGAGGACAGGGAGTTCTTACAGCAGGAAAAATTATAATGTATGTTGCATATAAGGCAGAAAAGAAGATTACATGGTTCCCATCTTATGGAAATGAGATGAGAGGAGGAAGTGCAAATTGTAATGTTGTTGTAAGTGATGAAAAAATTGCAAATCCTTGTGTAAAAAATCCAGATATCTTATTGGGAATGAATAGTGTATCAGTAGATAAGTATGAGAGTTTAATGAAAGCAAATGGTTATATGTTTGTCAATGAATCACTAGTAAATAAGGATAGAAAATATAGAGAAGATATTAATGTTATAAAAGTACCTGTTACTGAAATAGCTCAAAATTTAGGTAATGAAAAATCTGCTAATATTTGTATGTTAGGTGCTATGGTGAAGAAATTAGATTTATTCACAAAAGAAGAATTTGAAAGTGGTATGTGTGAATACTTTGAAAATCAAGGTAAAGGAAAGTTTAATGCCAAAAATGTAGAAGCATTTGAAGCTGGATATGACTATGAGTGA
- a CDS encoding nitrite/sulfite reductase, which yields MDNLKETLLNELDNFKEYSLKLLNGEINKMQYKGFSGGYGVYAQRDKKSFMIRLRVSAGVLSKSQLKKIYQMATKHKLDKIHLTTRQAIQLHDLSIDSIVDIMEEGIKNDIFTRGGGGNYPRNVGLSPLSGVDPDEAFDVTPYAVATDKYFIKNATTYHLPRKLKVSYSSCYTDSAHCSIQDLGFVATLKNGKPYFRVFLGGGLGKQPKVALELDEVIKPKDALYCVEGMIKFFMAYGNYENKNKARVRYMVETLGENMFLEKFKEYYKLEKEKGNLELNVEQIDYSKPGIKIDLHDSRLIHQKQSGLYTVYIHPIGGLLSTKDLKFLLQELDNIKNPMIRLGMTEGLYILNLDGNEAKRILEISKTISCNSQLEQSISCIGVPICQMGIQNSQKILHEIIDYFRLQNNEEVLSKAPKLYISGCLNSCGVHQIGSIGLCGKKKNVNGVSTDAFELFVGGSFEIGKTRLGKSLGDFKASDIPKMLYEIAEVSSENFYEWIDSNDDLLNKIIDKYKI from the coding sequence ATGGATAATTTAAAAGAGACATTGTTAAATGAACTAGATAATTTTAAAGAATATTCTTTAAAATTATTAAATGGAGAAATAAATAAAATGCAATACAAAGGATTTTCTGGTGGATATGGAGTTTATGCTCAAAGAGACAAAAAATCATTTATGATAAGACTTCGAGTATCTGCTGGGGTATTGTCGAAATCTCAACTTAAAAAAATTTACCAAATGGCTACCAAACATAAGCTAGATAAGATACACTTAACAACTAGACAAGCTATACAATTACATGACTTGTCTATAGACTCTATAGTTGATATTATGGAAGAGGGAATAAAAAATGATATCTTCACTAGAGGCGGTGGTGGTAACTATCCTAGAAATGTAGGCTTATCTCCATTATCAGGAGTTGACCCTGACGAAGCTTTTGATGTTACCCCTTATGCAGTTGCTACTGATAAATATTTTATCAAAAATGCTACTACATATCACTTACCTAGGAAACTAAAAGTTTCCTATTCTAGTTGTTACACAGATTCTGCCCATTGTAGTATACAAGACTTAGGATTTGTAGCTACTCTAAAAAATGGCAAACCATATTTTAGAGTTTTCTTAGGTGGAGGTTTAGGTAAACAACCTAAAGTTGCTTTAGAACTTGATGAAGTTATAAAACCTAAAGATGCATTATATTGTGTAGAAGGAATGATTAAATTCTTTATGGCTTATGGTAATTATGAAAATAAAAACAAAGCTAGGGTTAGATATATGGTTGAAACGCTTGGAGAAAATATGTTTTTAGAAAAATTTAAAGAATACTATAAATTAGAAAAAGAAAAAGGTAATCTTGAACTTAATGTTGAACAAATTGACTATTCTAAACCTGGAATTAAGATAGATTTACATGACTCTAGATTAATCCATCAAAAACAATCTGGCTTATATACTGTATATATACATCCAATTGGAGGTCTATTATCTACTAAAGATTTAAAATTTTTACTTCAAGAGTTAGATAATATTAAAAATCCTATGATTAGATTAGGTATGACAGAAGGCTTGTACATTCTAAATTTAGATGGAAATGAGGCAAAAAGGATATTAGAAATAAGCAAGACTATTAGTTGTAACTCTCAATTAGAACAGAGTATCTCCTGCATAGGTGTTCCTATTTGTCAGATGGGTATACAAAATAGCCAAAAAATATTACATGAGATAATAGATTATTTTAGATTACAAAACAATGAAGAAGTTTTAAGTAAAGCTCCTAAACTGTATATTTCAGGATGTCTAAATTCATGTGGTGTTCACCAAATTGGTAGCATAGGATTATGTGGTAAAAAGAAAAATGTCAATGGAGTATCTACTGATGCATTTGAATTATTTGTTGGAGGTAGTTTTGAAATAGGTAAGACTAGACTAGGAAAATCTCTAGGAGATTTTAAGGCTAGTGACATTCCTAAAATGCTTTATGAAATAGCTGAGGTTTCATCAGAAAATTTTTATGAATGGATAGATTCAAATGATGATTTATTAAATAAAATAATTGATAAGTATAAAATATGA
- the vorB gene encoding 3-methyl-2-oxobutanoate dehydrogenase subunit VorB: MQSLLIKGNEALAEGAIRGGCRFYAGYPITPQSEILEMMAWRQKEVGGVFIQGESEIASVNMVMGASALGARAMTSSSGPGFSLKQEGIAYWVSAGLPAVVACVQRYGIGDGFIGAGQDNYWQAVKGGGNGDYHLIVLAPNSVQENMDMAYESFELAEKYMHPVLILSDATIGQMVEPCIAPPMKEYDKDKAPWAAKGTPVGEKNKVITDITYFEDQDTWQKGYIEKMRKVQENEQRWEEIEIEDADVVFVAYGISSRIAEGAVRDARARGIKLGLIRPKTLWPYPRKAFKKLKDSLKGLVTVEMNMMAQMKEDVIIACNNRFPVYSVATAQYMAEVNQLIDFAQEIIDGKAKQEEVF; this comes from the coding sequence ATGCAAAGTTTATTAATTAAGGGAAATGAAGCCTTAGCAGAAGGAGCTATACGTGGTGGATGTAGATTTTATGCAGGTTATCCAATAACACCACAATCAGAAATATTAGAAATGATGGCTTGGAGACAAAAAGAGGTTGGAGGAGTATTTATTCAAGGTGAATCTGAAATAGCCAGCGTAAATATGGTTATGGGGGCAAGTGCACTTGGAGCAAGAGCTATGACATCTTCATCTGGACCTGGATTTTCATTAAAACAAGAAGGAATTGCATATTGGGTATCAGCTGGTTTACCAGCAGTTGTAGCATGTGTACAGAGATATGGTATAGGAGATGGATTTATAGGAGCTGGTCAAGATAATTACTGGCAAGCTGTAAAAGGTGGAGGAAATGGAGATTATCATTTAATTGTATTAGCACCTAATAGTGTTCAAGAAAATATGGATATGGCATATGAGTCTTTTGAATTAGCTGAAAAATATATGCATCCAGTACTTATACTTTCTGATGCTACAATAGGTCAAATGGTAGAACCTTGTATAGCACCACCAATGAAAGAATATGATAAGGATAAAGCTCCATGGGCAGCAAAAGGAACTCCTGTTGGAGAAAAAAATAAAGTAATAACTGATATAACATATTTTGAGGACCAAGATACATGGCAAAAAGGTTATATAGAAAAAATGAGAAAAGTTCAAGAAAATGAACAAAGATGGGAAGAAATAGAGATAGAAGATGCAGATGTGGTATTTGTTGCATATGGAATTTCTTCAAGAATAGCAGAAGGCGCAGTTAGAGATGCAAGAGCAAGAGGTATAAAACTTGGATTAATAAGACCAAAAACATTGTGGCCTTACCCAAGAAAAGCTTTTAAAAAATTAAAAGATTCATTAAAAGGGCTTGTAACAGTTGAAATGAATATGATGGCACAAATGAAGGAAGATGTAATTATAGCATGTAATAATAGATTCCCAGTATATTCAGTAGCAACAGCTCAATATATGGCAGAAGTAAATCAATTAATAGATTTTGCTCAAGAGATTATAGATGGAAAAGCTAAGCAAGAGGAGGTATTTTAA
- a CDS encoding glycine--tRNA ligase subunit beta, with amino-acid sequence MKNYLLFEIGVEEMPSRFMGSTLEQLKNNLNKLFEENRISFNKIDAYGTPRRLTLVVEGLSDKQSDLEEEIKGPAKKIAVDEDNNFTKPALGFIKSKGLSESDIYFKQVGKDEYIFATIKQAGKDTSEVLKEILPETIKSVVFPKAMRWGGKNLKFARPIRWIVTLLNDKVLEFDLEGIISSNVTKGHRFLGESTIEVNSIEEYFEKLEKNYIVLDQNKRKEIIRKQCIEVANSLGGEVEFDEDLLEEVTYLVEYPTAFYGEFNTDYIKLPKEVVITPMKQHQRYFPVLKEGKLLPNFIAVRNGDSYRIDNVKAGNEKVLEARLADALFFYREDTKRNLESYIEKLKTVVFQVKLGTIYDKTLRLEKLSADILDSLGLADEKADTMRAAKLSKADLVTGMVGEFDELQGFMGKEYAKVGGENDVVSEAIFEHYLPRFAGDILPKTNAGVALSIADKLDSIAGFFAIGIQPTGSQDPYALRRQALGILSILMDRKVAVDLKVLIEHALDNYSNLDFNKEDVVEQIMNFFNERVKNLFKDLGIRYDVVDAVLSSDINDISDMHMRALELNNWLEKDELVEMLTAFNRVSTLAQKAECDKVDESLLKEDAEIKLYNEFKQVKVRVKELLKDKKYGTALDEFASLRPVVDNLFDSVMVMDNDEAIKNNRLGLLKQIYDTMLEICDLSKIVYK; translated from the coding sequence ATGAAAAATTATCTTTTATTTGAAATCGGTGTTGAAGAAATGCCATCAAGATTTATGGGTAGTACACTAGAACAATTAAAAAACAATCTTAATAAATTATTTGAGGAAAATAGAATATCTTTTAATAAAATAGATGCCTATGGAACACCAAGAAGATTGACTTTAGTAGTTGAAGGTTTAAGTGATAAGCAAAGTGATTTAGAAGAAGAAATAAAAGGTCCAGCTAAGAAGATTGCTGTTGATGAAGACAATAATTTCACAAAACCAGCTTTAGGATTTATAAAAAGTAAAGGATTAAGCGAATCTGATATATATTTTAAACAAGTTGGAAAAGATGAATATATTTTTGCTACTATAAAGCAAGCTGGGAAAGACACTTCAGAAGTGTTAAAAGAGATATTACCAGAAACTATAAAATCTGTAGTATTTCCAAAAGCTATGCGTTGGGGAGGAAAAAACCTAAAATTTGCAAGACCTATAAGATGGATAGTTACATTGTTAAATGATAAGGTATTAGAATTTGATTTAGAAGGAATAATATCTTCTAATGTAACAAAAGGGCATAGATTCTTAGGAGAAAGTACAATAGAAGTTAATTCTATAGAAGAATATTTTGAAAAATTAGAGAAAAATTATATAGTTTTAGACCAAAATAAGAGAAAAGAAATTATAAGAAAACAATGTATAGAAGTAGCCAATTCTTTAGGTGGCGAAGTTGAGTTTGATGAAGATTTACTTGAAGAAGTAACTTACTTAGTTGAATATCCAACTGCTTTTTATGGCGAATTTAATACAGATTATATAAAACTACCAAAAGAAGTTGTCATAACTCCTATGAAACAACATCAAAGATATTTCCCAGTTCTTAAAGAAGGAAAACTGTTACCTAACTTTATAGCTGTTAGAAATGGAGATTCTTACAGAATAGATAATGTTAAAGCTGGAAATGAAAAAGTTTTAGAAGCAAGACTTGCCGATGCTTTATTTTTCTATAGAGAAGATACTAAGAGAAACTTAGAAAGCTACATAGAAAAATTAAAAACTGTTGTTTTCCAAGTAAAATTGGGTACTATTTATGACAAAACTTTAAGACTTGAAAAACTAAGCGCTGATATACTTGATAGTTTAGGATTAGCAGATGAAAAGGCAGACACTATGAGAGCTGCTAAATTATCTAAAGCAGATTTAGTTACTGGAATGGTAGGAGAATTTGATGAATTACAAGGTTTTATGGGAAAAGAATATGCGAAGGTTGGAGGAGAAAATGATGTTGTAAGTGAAGCTATTTTTGAACATTATTTACCAAGATTTGCAGGAGATATTCTTCCTAAAACTAATGCAGGGGTAGCTTTATCAATAGCTGATAAATTAGATTCAATAGCAGGATTTTTTGCTATAGGAATACAACCAACAGGTTCTCAAGACCCATATGCTTTAAGAAGACAAGCTTTAGGTATACTTAGTATACTTATGGATAGAAAAGTAGCTGTAGACTTAAAAGTACTTATTGAACATGCTTTAGATAATTATTCTAACTTAGATTTTAATAAAGAAGATGTTGTTGAACAAATAATGAACTTCTTTAATGAAAGAGTAAAAAATCTATTTAAAGATTTAGGTATAAGATATGATGTTGTTGATGCTGTTTTAAGTTCTGATATAAATGATATTTCTGATATGCATATGAGAGCTTTAGAGCTTAATAATTGGCTAGAAAAAGATGAATTAGTGGAAATGCTTACTGCATTTAATAGAGTTTCTACTTTGGCTCAGAAAGCAGAATGTGATAAGGTTGATGAAAGTCTATTAAAAGAAGATGCTGAAATTAAGCTTTATAATGAATTTAAGCAAGTAAAAGTAAGAGTAAAAGAATTATTAAAAGATAAGAAATACGGTACTGCTTTAGATGAGTTTGCATCTTTAAGACCTGTAGTTGATAACCTATTTGATTCAGTTATGGTTATGGATAATGATGAAGCAATTAAAAATAACAGACTTGGTCTACTTAAACAAATATATGATACTATGTTAGAAATTTGTGATTTATCTAAAATAGTTTATAAATAG
- a CDS encoding DUF4342 domain-containing protein, translating into MSSNITIEMVDSVFERVPGATYAEAKEALVECNGDVIEAVIYLENKKNTCNCKAKSAKETMEEVFGKDGENIKYQLKELLKKSSVVRVIVEKDGKTMMNIPLTVGVVGLAFVPLATLVGLSAAVISKYRIKVQNEEDGEVVDLGELNEEKLHVLKNMITNAAKDVKDVVVDKKEDDKDVTADLMKEESEKNNENEDENK; encoded by the coding sequence ATGAGTAGTAATATAACTATTGAAATGGTTGATTCAGTCTTTGAAAGAGTTCCAGGAGCAACTTATGCAGAAGCAAAAGAAGCATTAGTGGAATGTAATGGAGATGTAATTGAGGCAGTAATATATTTAGAAAATAAAAAGAATACTTGTAATTGTAAAGCTAAATCTGCTAAAGAAACTATGGAAGAAGTATTTGGTAAAGATGGAGAAAATATAAAATATCAATTAAAAGAACTTCTTAAAAAAAGTAGTGTTGTAAGAGTAATAGTTGAAAAAGATGGAAAAACTATGATGAATATTCCTTTAACAGTAGGAGTTGTTGGATTAGCTTTTGTACCATTAGCTACTCTAGTTGGTTTATCAGCTGCTGTTATAAGTAAATATCGTATAAAAGTTCAAAATGAAGAAGATGGTGAAGTTGTAGACTTAGGTGAATTAAATGAAGAAAAACTTCATGTTTTGAAGAATATGATAACTAATGCAGCCAAAGATGTAAAAGATGTAGTAGTTGATAAAAAAGAAGATGATAAAGATGTAACTGCTGATCTAATGAAAGAAGAATCTGAAAAGAATAATGAAAACGAAGACGAAAATAAATAG
- a CDS encoding 2-oxoglutarate oxidoreductase — MAKKAPAIMMCENMFCGGCGHSIVDRIIGEVLTEMNICQDTIICSDIGCNHMFQFSMNVDVVVPPHGKMGAAMAAMKRVRPDKYIFTIAGDGGAYAIGLGETMSAATRNDNVIFLVMNNNMFAMTGGQMAPTTVQGQHTASTPAGRTYEDHGSTFDVVKVMGNLDIAYLARGTITNPKEINTTKRYIKKALEKQKDKKGFCLIEILVPCPTNWGLKPVDAMKRIENELVPKYPLGEFID, encoded by the coding sequence ATGGCTAAAAAAGCACCAGCAATAATGATGTGTGAAAATATGTTCTGTGGAGGCTGTGGACACTCTATAGTCGATAGAATTATTGGAGAAGTATTAACAGAAATGAATATATGTCAAGATACGATTATATGCTCAGATATAGGATGTAATCATATGTTTCAATTTAGTATGAATGTAGATGTTGTTGTTCCTCCTCATGGTAAAATGGGTGCAGCTATGGCAGCTATGAAAAGAGTTAGACCAGATAAATATATATTTACAATAGCTGGAGATGGTGGAGCTTATGCAATAGGGCTTGGAGAAACTATGTCAGCTGCTACTAGAAATGATAATGTAATATTTTTAGTTATGAATAATAATATGTTTGCAATGACAGGTGGGCAAATGGCTCCAACTACTGTACAAGGTCAACATACAGCTTCTACTCCAGCAGGTAGAACATATGAAGACCATGGCTCAACATTTGATGTTGTAAAAGTTATGGGAAATTTAGATATAGCATATTTGGCAAGAGGAACAATAACTAACCCTAAAGAAATAAATACAACAAAAAGATATATCAAAAAAGCACTTGAAAAACAAAAAGATAAAAAGGGCTTTTGCTTAATAGAAATACTTGTACCATGTCCAACAAACTGGGGATTAAAGCCAGTAGATGCTATGAAGAGAATAGAAAACGAACTTGTTCCAAAGTATCCACTTGGAGAATTTATTGATTAG
- a CDS encoding 4Fe-4S binding protein codes for MEKVKLSVERCKGCYLCIEACKKEAISLSDYTNKKGFVTVKVDEEKCVQCGACYTMCPDLVFEIL; via the coding sequence ATGGAAAAAGTCAAGTTGAGTGTTGAAAGATGTAAGGGGTGTTATCTTTGTATTGAAGCTTGCAAAAAAGAAGCAATAAGTCTTTCTGATTACACAAATAAAAAAGGCTTTGTAACAGTCAAAGTCGATGAAGAAAAGTGTGTTCAATGTGGCGCTTGTTATACAATGTGTCCTGATTTAGTATTTGAGATATTATAA